One Vicia villosa cultivar HV-30 ecotype Madison, WI linkage group LG5, Vvil1.0, whole genome shotgun sequence genomic window, AAGTGGTCCgctcttctataaatagaggtgtgtgTGTGCAGTTGAAGTATtaactctttttttcttcttactGCAAATAATTATAAATGGATTCAGTTTGGTCTGTAGtcttttttgaggaaggtagtcacatgcggaTTTGTCTGAACCAGCATTGGGATTtcaagagaattgttagagccatcaacaccggGTTTCGTCAACTGGATGGTCCAACAAGGAAAGTTAAACAAATAGATTAtcgttgtccatacattacgttgacggataataacccagaaggcacctacatgtattattgggatcgtgtgaaagacgatgtggatgTGGATccaatgttttggacacacagtggagaagttaaccgaggcgttgaaaatccacttgttcttgcagtgatacttgagtagtttagattatgtgttttttttgtatttgttgCAATGTAATTTCGTGTTCTACTAGttgttttgtgttattttatttgATGCATTGTAATTTCGTGTTCTACCAGttattttgtgttattttattttttgcaatgTAATTTTGTGTTCTACCAGTTGTTTTGTGTTGCAAACGCTGgatcatttaattaaatttaatgtgGTTGTGGTGTTAGTTGGGGTTGTCTGAACATTAATTAAGCTAACAGACATTTACCATTGTGTGTTggtcttttacattcaatttggaATCATGAGGCAGACATAGATAAGCGTGCCtctgtctagtctcgtcatgttggaatcctgtgacagacctagatcagcgtgcgtctgtctagtctcgtcatgTTGGAATCTTGGGGCAGACCTAtatcagcgtgcgtctgtctagtctcgtcatATTGGAATCTTGGGACATCGTGCGTCTCATCATCTTGGGACAATGCAAAGTTGTAAGCATGTTGGTAAACATTGTGCCATAGAGCATTATCCTATATAAGACAACCAATATTTCTAAACATTACAACACACACAAACAATATTGCCTATTATCACCTGATATTACAACACCCAAACACTAGCTCGAAACAATGGCTTCATCTCCCCAATACTTGGTAAATGCCCATCTAAACGGGGAGACTTACTCACACGAAATATCTgattttgtgatgagaaacactcaagTTGTGCcattcactacaacacggaagggctttcacagcgctttttttggcctttaacagcgctttaaagcgctgccaaagccagcgctggcgtaggctacgaaagcgcttttgaaagcgctctggtagaccccctctttaagagcgctttcctggaaaaagcgctctggtaggaccccctataagagcgctttcctggaaaaagcgctctggtagacccccctttaagagcgcttcttagtaaaagcgctggcaaagaccagtaaaaaagcaaaaaaaattaaaaaattacgcagcatacaaaagcgcttttggaaaagcgctctggtaggcccccctatgagagcgctttttccagacaaagcgctctcataggggggcctaccagagcgcttttcccaaagcgcttttgtatgctgcgtaattttttagttttttttgcttttttactggtctttgccagcgcttttactaagaagcgctctagtatgtggacctttaagagcgctttttagaagcgctgtagttgctaaatgaggtatttttatgtgcagcctataatttaatcctcccagtcgacctgtaatgttttcgacctgtaatattttcgacctgtaatatattttcgacctgtaatatattttcgactatattatttcagccatcagtaagacaatatatatactaatatataccattataatatccaaaattatatatatacatcattacaaaattatatatatacatcattacaaaatcaacaatattatagttcaaatctgcatgaaaaattgcttaatataaaattgacacaattcctctttgatttcttctaactttagcttcgagtacccagcagcacggaattcgtcaaggtactataaaacaaaaacataatatgaataatatatttaggtaaatgtaataaattatatgaaattatcttaagttataactttataccgtgggaggaatctctaattgattcgcctgaatgatttctttcataaacctcaatacaaagtatccgcagtctgaactgttacgctgtatcggacactacatagaaaaacaaataagattctatataagttgtcttgttttaccaagtagcataaatattataagcaaatttgtgaaaagtaatgtacctgcacttcgatccaggtgatgttgtttgatttagtccgggatacctgtgcgtcccgttgactacggaatacttgtattgatctaattaacaaatatataaaagcatatgtttagatcaatcccacaaataagtaaatatataaatatacacgaatatatatttagaacgatcccacttacaaatcaacgatttccttcatggccggataattggtccattcaccctttaccgaattcagataatacacgacttcccttatcgggttgatagcaagcagcaaccagtgtgctctataaattaaaacaataggttatatgaaaatattgctatacactaaagaaacagagattagatgaataaagaatgagaaactaaccctactggtcgggtattatacgcccaaagatgcagacattctgtattgccggtggacatgaatctatcgactaagcgctgtctaacagattccggatccgaaacaatttccattccgctgcaatgggcggaagacacgaaccggaatctgttagacaatgcagtcccgcgcaacactctgtcatacaacaaccttaaataaaaacataataaacattagattctttttattgaaaagtgtaaataaattatattgtgggactaattaaataatatatcggatgagtgaatattaccggatgtatgattgcatattactgacgcctagttgatcctggtcaaaaatctcttgcaagtcgtcaattgtaatatgtgacttgaactcaataccgaagacactttcatccatatcgatttcccgtaaagcaccatccttcatatcggacatatcaaccattgttgcgagtgtcgcccggtatcgaggcacaaaagcaccgccttttcttgccgcttgcttcggaggaccactgggtggtacgctacgaacctgctgcgtcacttgttgtgactcccgagcggatgcctaaaaatcatataagttaggtaaaatataaaatcatgcatattttgattcagattatatattaacactttaaatgtacctcttttagcgatgcaacagactcctcctcctgtaaaatccctttacccttaattgcgggttttataggagcagtctaaaaataaaatgtaaaccataattaataaacggtttagaattgacattcgaaaactaaatgattcataatcgttttcaatttacctcatcactaatggtaatgagctccgagggccatgcaacaaacgatcctattgcatctcgcagcaatgtcgtctctgagaccatgtcaggtaccggtagaatcgcatcacgatctaatacaacatccaccgatactttcaggtgtccatccgggagcggtctgtggtgaagtaaatctcccgaagtgttgtgcacttttcccttgccaactagtcgataattcggttccgataagtatagttggcaagatgaaatgccctaaaccaaaagtaaatataaagtcattatcattaataaaatagaacagtttgtaaggaaaaaaacttataattacctcgggaaatttcttttgatagttgatactagccttatcactagtttctctcaccgatgaagtgttgcacttttctctcatatacatatctttatctctttgcaattcagagacctgtgcttgcaattcctgcaacttttgcaacacttcttcattggtaagatttgatcttctcctagaactcttataaaaagaggttggagtcacaccatgacccttacccctcacccgaccgggatactcgggagtatctagtactctactaagtacgctctcctcaccggtggatgccgattgcgacaaggtctcctgtaattcatttacatttaaataattattagtggagataaaaagtcatttatatattaaaaaacatttgatttaattaaagacacagtattatacttacacattcagtataaactctctgaacatcgggatcgacagcgtgattcttgcccacacgagcttccttccacaacacatgtacaggaagtgaagcttcctcacttttagtctcctccaactatgcattgacacaaacgataaaatcgtcaattaaaacatgcacatgtagacaattaattaaatcgaatttctatttacttacaattttatcctctaagcgtgcatatcccaaacgcccttttttgtatggatacgcgggtttggatgctctctccctattcgtggcactctttttctgaaaagcttcatctctttgctttacaaactcagcccaatctgcttcatcaatgaaggtcgcatactttgttggccgtcccggtgcaacttcaagaaattttccatctttatccttaagataggtgtttgtcaaaaaacttttccaccctctatatctcttgccggccaaactaagtatgtagcttttacgttcatctggtatctcaaaagtcctctgcaaaaagagtacgcatagtgtgttagtataaataatttaaacaatttatcgtcaagataataacaacaattaaccatatatgatatatacctgaagctcttcccaaatcgcttgttttttctcctccaattctaaatttttcgtcttcgatttccaggtagctatggagactggaatatgcatacggacaagtgtaccaatataacttgtcaactttgcagaattaggaccaattggttgtttatcagaattccattccaatcggtatactaatccttggtctctatgtcgtatgatatccctcataatagtgatgcctcgtgcaacctcttttgcttcagtatcaggtggagcatttgtatccgaagcaactctttcttgtgagttttcttgtaagttttcaggtgggttttcaggtggagcatctctatctgaagccattgaacctgtatcaaacaaactaaagcacattagtacactattaataagctaacaatctatacaagtcaaatgaaagtcaaaccatgcatgtacaagtaaatcggaaacgaaatcggtacaaatcaaaataagcgtaaaaaaagaaagttatcggaattgaacgaaatttacatggctatggtaaaacgtcgccacggactcaaaaacaaagtcggttttccgaaattcagaccctaagcccgacttttgattacgggcagaagcaaaaccgataaaaaaatagtcccgaaatgtaaagataagtgcatgagcagctccggaatcgtcaaaatagtatagttacatgtaaagaagtcaacaagcggatacatggttcaaaagttatgtacaaaacgagaatatgcaccaaattgaataaaacaaattagtcggactatgtatactattacctttatcactaacgtctctttcttttcttggtaggtttgtgtactacgcgtctcttaacaatgcggacggttggattgatccaaataccctcattatgatcatttctaatacaagattcattctcattttgatcgtttcttgtacaagattcaatgccaacaccaatatcaccttgatcttcaattttttcatcaactattttgttagataaaagcactatagaccatttcgtacttgtcggatcattgacatagaacacttgtttagcttgagaggctagaatgaaaggctcatctttgtaccctaccctattgagatccacttgcaaaaatcctgacttatccattcgtacgccactattattttcaacccacttgcaaccaaatacaggaatctgaaacttcgcgtaatcaaacaccaaaatgcgctcgataaccccaaaatatgacaaatttgcaaatttcggatttaagtcattcgcacttgatatgtgcatagcttcagctaccaaggtaacaccactattttgcatagtacttttatcatcctgttctttggtataaaatgtgtatccattaattgcgtatgcgctataagaaagtacaattacagatggaccataggctaaacatctcaacctttctgttactgaagcaggatctgaacgatactttgaataaatatgatctctaaaccacgatatgaaacttcgattgtgctctcgtactatccagttctcatttctatttggatttaaatctcggagaaaaacctcaatctcattgtgcaggatattcagtagacaatgacaaccgaaggtttcttgcttcttttccaaattcaggatattcagtatcaactttactccattgtggtgagtctgccggatgtcgcaactttccatcaataattctttcatctgcatgccaagtcaagtgtcttgaatcggtctcactacgatacatgcgtctaaatctcggaattataggaaaataccataagactttagcaggagacaactttttcttatatcgaggggcaccacatttaggacactcattcaacgctgcatactcgtttcgaaacaaaacgcaatcgtttggacatgcgtgtatcttatcatagctcattccaatagaagacaacatctttttggcttcatacgttcgattgggaagaacattatcctctggtagcatatctttcataagggctaataactctgtgaaacttttatccgaccatccattgtccgcctttaagttgtacaactttaacaccgcagacaatcttgtgaattttgaacaaccatcatacaacggtttctctgcatcgcttaccaacctctcaaacattttgggacaatccgctagatcttcttccagcgcttctgcaatctcttcgacacgatcacaatcgtatgtgtctgtgcaatcgtcgtttgaagcatacttcctattacaactcgacccagcattcccgttacttttctcaccatgcattgtccaacatgtataacttctatcaattccaaaccgtagtaaatgggatcccaactttttcccgtcaaccttatccccataacagcaacccaagcaaggacacggcattcgaagcgggtcttcggagtgcgcaaccgcaaactcaacgaattcccatacccctttctcgtactctttcgacaatcggtttgatctcatccatgtcttatccatgacttaattaagctaaacaaatgcttcttggtttctctatcaggtactaaggaattctgtcaatataataaatagctatcatcattatgtttTGATCAGAATACttaatgagatcctataaagtgtgaataatagaatacctaatcagaatacctaattagaatacccgatttcttaaagaagacattaccttatttcaaggtaatataagtccacaaaccaaaaaatggattgagagacactaaattgaaattaaatagaaccataaacaataaactacaaccagaaaacaacaaactataagcaagaagaaagggatagtaacctgagttagacttgatgtgggagacgggtaggtttgaatcggcgttgtacgaGTAGAAACCAAagccttcaaagtaactgtaaaattaaacacacacgatgcagttaaatacaccactactaacacaatatcaaaaaaaccccaatctaaattgaacatattaaagttagtttctatactgcaaaattcatcataataccagtaatttgagaaagaaatttactaaTAAGCCAGATTCAACAATTTAGGAATTTACTGAATAAACTATTTAGGAACTCCTAACATTTGCAACACAAAAGTAAAACAATAAGGGAGACCACATGTACCTATATCAAATGGTTAAAACCAATGAAACCAGTATGACACATCCAAGGCAGATAAGTTGGTAACTATTGTTTTTCACTTCTAACTCTTCTTTTTTATTGATATTCAACTCTACTTGTTTGt contains:
- the LOC131607127 gene encoding uncharacterized protein LOC131607127 → MVDMSDMKDGALREIDMDESVFGIEFKSHITIDDLQEIFDQDQLGVSNMQSYIRLLYDRVLRGTALSNRFRFVSSAHCSGMEIVSDPESVRQRLVDRFMSTGNTECLHLWAYNTRPVGAHWLLLAINPIREVVYYLNSVKGEWTNYPAMKEIVDLSIQVFRSQRDAQVSRTKSNNITWIEVQCPIQRNSSDCGYFVLRFMKEIIQANQLEIPPTYLDEFRAAGYSKLKLEEIKEELCQFYIKQFFMQI